A stretch of [Clostridium] innocuum DNA encodes these proteins:
- a CDS encoding TnpV protein translates to MSKLTYIRCGDYDIPNLKLSEQPETSIGKYGRMRKSYLKEHRPILYNHLLMSEKLYPHLIEIDRTAQERVDTMLPHMMETAGVTEELKACDPMRWVGLMNTLKAQVEEILYSELILEN, encoded by the coding sequence ATGAGTAAGTTGACTTACATTCGTTGTGGAGATTATGATATACCCAACCTAAAACTTTCTGAACAGCCGGAAACTTCTATCGGCAAGTACGGCAGAATGCGAAAATCCTACCTAAAGGAACATCGCCCCATTCTCTACAACCATCTGCTGATGAGCGAGAAGCTGTATCCACACCTGATAGAGATTGACCGGACAGCGCAGGAGCGTGTGGACACTATGTTGCCTCACATGATGGAGACTGCGGGTGTCACGGAAGAACTGAAAGCCTGTGACCCTATGCGTTGGGTGGGGCTGATGAACACGCTGAAAGCACAGGTGGAGGAAATCCTTTATTCCGAACTGATTTTAGAAAATTGA
- a CDS encoding ABC transporter ATP-binding protein, protein MNQSQGGKPFGRLVEFARPHKTGYIISVVLAVLGVAFGIVPYFATARMTIELLSGNRDLSFYMMWCLISGGGFVLKAILMGISTRASHEATFAVLSEARRKIASKLTRVPMGYILNTPSGQLKNGMVERIEQLEVPLAHVIPEMTSNLLVPIAIIIYLFILDWRMALVSLITIPVGMMCYMGMMKEYPKKYGEVVKAGNHMSATTVEYIGGIEVIKAFNQADNSYQKFTDAVHANADLILDWMKDTQKYSAIMMSVWPAALISVLPVGCLFYMNGSLSSATFITVIVLSLGIAGPLVAAMFFTDDIAKIGTVMGEIDGILNQPELVRPEGKYDLPNLDISLENVYFAYDEKEVLKGINLTIPQGKITAFVGPSGSGKSTIAKLIASFWDVTGGLITIGGKSVKEISTDQLNDLISYVSQDNYLFNDTVRNNIRMGKPEASDSEVEQIAKASGCHEFIMNLEHGYETVVGGAGGHLSGGERQRIAIARAMLKNAPIVILDEATSYTDPENEAVIQEAISRLTKGKTLIVIAHRLSTITDADQIVVVKDGTIQAKGTHEELLKECSLYHTMWTAHIGAKEVKTV, encoded by the coding sequence ATGAATCAGTCGCAGGGCGGCAAGCCATTTGGCAGGCTTGTAGAGTTTGCAAGACCGCATAAGACGGGCTACATCATTTCTGTTGTTCTTGCTGTGTTGGGAGTTGCCTTTGGCATTGTTCCCTATTTTGCAACAGCCAGAATGACGATTGAGTTGCTCTCCGGGAATCGGGATTTATCATTTTATATGATGTGGTGTTTGATTTCCGGCGGTGGCTTTGTCCTAAAAGCGATATTGATGGGGATTTCCACAAGGGCATCCCATGAAGCAACCTTTGCAGTGCTGTCCGAGGCAAGGAGGAAAATTGCCTCAAAACTTACCAGAGTGCCGATGGGCTATATTCTCAACACTCCGTCCGGGCAGCTAAAAAATGGCATGGTGGAACGAATTGAACAGTTAGAGGTTCCCCTTGCTCATGTAATTCCGGAAATGACCTCAAATCTTCTCGTACCAATCGCAATCATCATTTATCTGTTCATTCTGGACTGGAGAATGGCGTTAGTATCGTTGATTACCATTCCTGTTGGAATGATGTGCTACATGGGAATGATGAAAGAATATCCCAAGAAGTATGGGGAAGTTGTAAAAGCCGGAAATCACATGAGCGCAACAACGGTAGAATACATCGGCGGTATTGAAGTTATTAAGGCGTTTAATCAGGCGGATAATTCCTATCAGAAATTTACAGATGCCGTTCATGCAAACGCAGACCTGATTTTAGACTGGATGAAAGACACACAAAAATATTCGGCAATTATGATGAGTGTATGGCCTGCGGCGCTGATCAGTGTACTTCCAGTTGGATGCCTGTTTTACATGAATGGTTCCCTGTCATCCGCTACCTTTATTACGGTTATTGTCCTGTCATTGGGAATTGCAGGCCCGCTTGTAGCCGCGATGTTCTTTACTGATGATATTGCAAAAATAGGCACCGTAATGGGCGAGATTGACGGGATATTAAACCAGCCGGAACTTGTCCGGCCAGAGGGAAAATACGATTTGCCAAACCTTGATATTTCTCTGGAAAATGTCTATTTTGCATACGACGAAAAAGAGGTCTTGAAAGGAATTAATCTGACAATTCCCCAAGGAAAGATTACAGCTTTTGTAGGACCGTCCGGCAGCGGAAAATCAACGATTGCAAAATTGATCGCGTCCTTTTGGGATGTGACCGGGGGATTGATTACGATTGGTGGTAAAAGCGTAAAAGAAATTTCTACCGACCAACTGAACGATTTAATTTCCTATGTATCGCAGGATAATTATCTGTTTAACGACACGGTGCGTAACAATATCCGTATGGGCAAACCGGAGGCAAGCGATTCCGAAGTGGAGCAGATTGCAAAGGCTTCCGGCTGCCACGAGTTTATTATGAATCTTGAACATGGATATGAAACCGTGGTTGGCGGTGCCGGAGGGCACTTGTCCGGTGGAGAACGCCAGAGAATTGCGATTGCCAGAGCTATGCTAAAAAACGCCCCGATTGTGATTCTTGATGAAGCAACTTCCTATACTGACCCAGAAAATGAAGCGGTAATACAGGAGGCCATCAGCCGATTGACAAAGGGAAAAACATTGATTGTAATTGCTCACCGCTTGTCCACAATAACGGATGCCGACCAGATCGTTGTTGTAAAGGATGGGACAATCCAAGCGAAGGGAACGCATGAGGAATTACTAAAAGAGTGCAGTCTTTATCATACGATGTGGACAGCCCATATAGGTGCAAAGGAGGTGAAAACAGTATGA
- a CDS encoding MptD family putative ECF transporter S component, which produces MDKKKLNAKDFINIGIFTVIYFVMFFITGMLGYIPIFAVIIPLVLGILGGIPFMLFLTKTGKFGAATIMGTLVSVLCFLMGQSWISIPFGIVFGFLADLIFKAGEYKSWKHTVLGYCVFTEWVVGSMLPMWIMRDTFFEAYRSKGGTDEYINAVMGLTANWMLPVVIVLGLVGGVIGAYLGKAILKKHFVKAGIV; this is translated from the coding sequence ATGGACAAGAAAAAATTGAACGCAAAAGACTTTATCAACATCGGTATTTTTACCGTCATCTACTTTGTGATGTTCTTTATCACAGGTATGCTGGGTTACATCCCTATCTTTGCAGTTATCATTCCACTTGTACTGGGAATATTGGGCGGCATCCCGTTCATGCTGTTCCTGACAAAGACCGGAAAATTTGGTGCAGCAACTATTATGGGTACGCTGGTCAGCGTCCTCTGCTTTCTGATGGGACAAAGCTGGATTTCGATTCCGTTTGGAATCGTATTCGGTTTTCTTGCTGATTTAATCTTCAAGGCTGGCGAATATAAAAGCTGGAAACATACTGTGCTGGGATATTGCGTGTTTACCGAATGGGTAGTCGGCTCCATGCTGCCTATGTGGATTATGAGAGATACTTTCTTTGAGGCGTACAGAAGCAAAGGAGGTACGGATGAATACATCAACGCCGTTATGGGCCTTACCGCTAACTGGATGCTGCCGGTAGTCATTGTTTTAGGCCTTGTTGGCGGAGTGATCGGCGCGTATTTGGGCAAGGCAATTTTGAAGAAGCATTTTGTAAAGGCGGGCATTGTTTAA
- a CDS encoding ATP-binding protein, with amino-acid sequence MNKELEKVMIGDVEYYYDLEKEYIKDGHAYCKVCHERKDGKALEFFGKQMKFKTACKCDRDREAKEKERQEQLEIERLKNNCFTSIIQWAYTFENYQGKENQSLIIAKNFVKDYELMRKENIGLLFYGSVGSGKTYLACSIANALIEQYQISVKIRNFSQIINELQKGGFDLDKNAYIESLVNTSVLILDDLGIERDTSYAKEQVYNIVNNRYLKHKPTIFTTNLSYSQIENCTESVEYQRIYSRIIEMCIPVMVIGEDFRKVIQKDKLNRNKNRLLNGGERT; translated from the coding sequence ATGAATAAGGAATTAGAAAAAGTGATGATAGGAGATGTAGAGTATTATTACGATCTTGAAAAAGAGTATATCAAAGATGGACACGCTTATTGCAAAGTGTGTCATGAAAGAAAAGATGGGAAAGCATTAGAGTTTTTCGGAAAGCAGATGAAATTTAAGACTGCTTGTAAATGTGATAGAGATAGAGAAGCAAAAGAAAAAGAAAGACAAGAGCAGCTTGAAATCGAGAGATTAAAAAATAATTGCTTCACATCCATTATTCAGTGGGCATATACCTTTGAAAACTATCAGGGAAAAGAAAATCAAAGTCTTATCATCGCAAAGAATTTTGTAAAAGACTATGAGTTGATGAGAAAAGAAAATATCGGACTCCTGTTCTATGGTTCGGTGGGTAGCGGCAAGACCTATCTTGCCTGCTCAATTGCCAATGCACTGATTGAACAGTATCAGATAAGCGTTAAGATTAGAAACTTTTCACAGATAATCAACGAACTTCAAAAAGGCGGATTTGACCTTGATAAAAACGCATATATCGAATCCCTTGTAAATACTTCAGTTCTCATCTTAGATGATTTAGGAATTGAAAGAGATACAAGCTATGCAAAAGAGCAGGTATATAACATCGTCAATAACAGGTATTTAAAACATAAACCGACAATCTTTACTACAAATCTTTCATACAGCCAAATTGAAAACTGTACGGAGAGTGTGGAATACCAAAGAATTTACTCAAGAATTATCGAGATGTGTATTCCTGTTATGGTAATCGGGGAGGATTTTAGAAAGGTTATTCAAAAAGACAAATTGAATCGAAATAAAAACAGACTGCTGAATGGAGGTGAAAGAACTTGA
- a CDS encoding HAD family phosphatase yields the protein MIKHIVFDIGNVLMSFAPEAYFKRWFQSEDRTHRICSRIFTHEAWEKYDQGIWMLEDLYAVYHKAYPDMLEETNIVLQNWLQLMKPMQESIAFMKQVKDDGYGVYILSNISQDSADFLKKTQRFFSLADGAVLSYEEKINKPDPHIYEVLLQRYELNAGELLYLDDNVENVRQAELLGIHGIVFRDVSCIKEAKRLLKEECHAKN from the coding sequence ATGATAAAGCATATTGTATTTGATATAGGAAATGTATTGATGAGCTTTGCGCCGGAAGCCTATTTTAAACGCTGGTTTCAAAGCGAAGATAGGACACATCGTATATGCAGCCGCATATTTACGCATGAGGCCTGGGAGAAGTATGATCAGGGTATCTGGATGCTGGAGGATTTGTATGCAGTATATCACAAAGCATATCCGGATATGCTTGAGGAAACGAATATCGTATTGCAGAACTGGCTGCAGCTGATGAAGCCGATGCAGGAAAGCATTGCGTTTATGAAACAGGTGAAGGATGATGGCTATGGAGTATATATCCTATCCAATATCAGTCAGGATTCTGCGGATTTTCTGAAGAAAACCCAGCGATTTTTTTCGCTCGCAGATGGGGCAGTATTATCCTATGAGGAGAAAATCAACAAGCCGGATCCCCATATTTATGAGGTACTGCTGCAGCGCTATGAGCTGAACGCCGGGGAGCTTCTTTATCTGGATGATAATGTGGAAAATGTCAGGCAGGCAGAGCTGCTGGGCATTCATGGTATAGTGTTTCGTGATGTGTCATGTATCAAAGAAGCGAAGAGGCTGTTGAAAGAGGAATGTCATGCTAAAAATTGA
- a CDS encoding ABC transporter ATP-binding protein yields MIHSFRKFFEFAGRQSRNWYLGLLYEIIRCILEALQFAALLVVLDGLVHDNITAQTALLAFGIMLVSVIGTAIFWYLAHGKEGEGSYRMCEDKRIQIGNRMKYMPMGYFNSHSLGNLTSVSTATMSDLESMSFAVIVRTLVGVIHASIFSVAMSYFSWKISLIFLTGVILFMVINTMLLRCSKRLSPIRLDAQTEFMDAVLEYIQGMSVVRAFHMAKQSNTTLEKSIDETQRKNQLIERQRIPYIAAEQVVLRIASAAAAFCSIALFINGTLELTYCLIILVSAFMVYSQLESAGEMFFMLSMIDASIDRVEEINQSPQIDIDGKEQTPDRLDIEMQDVSFSYGDKKVIDHVSLTIPQGTTTAIVGPSGSGKTTLVNLIARFWDVDSGSVRIGGIDVKDYKLDSLMKNISMVFQNVYLFPDTIENNIKFGCPNATHEDVVKAAKAARCHDFISALPEGYQTVIGESGATISGGEKQRISIARAIMKDAPIIILDEATANVDPENEAELQRAIEALTQGKTIIMIAHRLKTVKNADQIIVIDRGKISQQGTHDELIKQAGIYADFVGMREKAIGWKIKADSLA; encoded by the coding sequence ATGATACATTCTTTTAGAAAATTTTTTGAATTTGCGGGCCGCCAGAGCCGAAACTGGTATTTAGGACTCTTGTATGAAATCATACGGTGCATTTTAGAGGCTCTGCAATTTGCTGCCCTTCTGGTAGTGCTGGACGGATTAGTCCATGATAATATCACCGCACAGACTGCGCTTTTAGCCTTCGGTATTATGCTGGTCAGTGTGATCGGCACCGCTATTTTCTGGTATCTGGCGCATGGAAAAGAAGGCGAAGGCAGCTACCGAATGTGTGAGGATAAGAGGATTCAAATTGGCAACCGTATGAAATATATGCCGATGGGTTATTTCAATAGCCATAGTCTGGGCAACCTCACATCCGTTTCAACAGCGACTATGAGCGACCTTGAAAGCATGTCCTTTGCTGTTATCGTACGGACTTTGGTTGGTGTAATCCACGCAAGTATCTTTTCTGTTGCCATGAGCTATTTTAGCTGGAAGATCAGTTTGATTTTTTTAACTGGCGTAATTTTGTTCATGGTAATTAACACAATGCTCCTGCGCTGCTCCAAAAGATTATCTCCCATACGGTTAGATGCACAAACAGAATTTATGGACGCTGTACTGGAATACATACAGGGAATGAGCGTTGTGCGAGCGTTCCACATGGCAAAGCAATCAAATACCACACTGGAAAAATCTATTGACGAAACACAGAGGAAAAACCAGCTTATTGAAAGACAGCGAATTCCCTATATAGCTGCCGAGCAGGTTGTCCTTCGGATTGCCAGTGCCGCTGCTGCTTTCTGCTCTATCGCTCTTTTCATAAACGGCACGCTGGAATTGACATATTGTCTGATAATCTTAGTATCGGCGTTCATGGTATATAGCCAGTTGGAAAGCGCGGGAGAAATGTTCTTTATGCTTTCCATGATCGATGCTTCTATTGACCGTGTGGAAGAAATCAACCAAAGTCCTCAGATTGACATTGACGGCAAAGAACAGACCCCAGACCGGCTGGACATTGAAATGCAGGATGTGAGTTTTTCCTATGGGGATAAAAAAGTAATCGATCATGTATCGCTCACAATTCCACAAGGAACCACAACGGCGATTGTCGGTCCGTCGGGTTCTGGAAAAACAACACTGGTAAATTTAATCGCACGCTTTTGGGATGTTGATAGCGGCAGCGTCCGTATCGGCGGCATTGATGTCAAAGATTATAAGCTGGACAGCCTGATGAAAAATATCAGCATGGTATTCCAGAATGTGTATCTGTTCCCTGACACGATTGAGAACAATATCAAATTCGGCTGCCCTAACGCCACCCATGAAGATGTCGTAAAGGCAGCAAAGGCGGCAAGGTGCCATGACTTCATCTCAGCATTACCGGAGGGTTACCAGACGGTAATCGGAGAAAGCGGTGCAACCATTTCCGGCGGTGAAAAGCAGAGGATTTCTATTGCAAGAGCGATTATGAAAGATGCACCCATCATTATTCTTGACGAGGCCACAGCGAATGTTGATCCCGAAAATGAAGCCGAGCTTCAGAGAGCGATTGAGGCGCTGACACAGGGAAAAACAATTATTATGATTGCTCATCGGTTGAAAACTGTAAAAAATGCAGATCAAATCATCGTTATCGACCGTGGTAAAATCTCTCAGCAAGGTACGCATGACGAGCTTATCAAACAAGCAGGTATTTATGCAGATTTTGTTGGTATGAGAGAAAAAGCTATCGGTTGGAAAATCAAGGCAGACAGCCTTGCATAA
- a CDS encoding PcfB family protein yields MINEEIARKTLNMEVKAAKVTGKLLLNLLKKLMKEAEKIGGLEKLINTSGNEVKLKDMVKKGQLEEIPVEEAELKELKKELNRYGVKFSVMKDKESEKHSVFFQAKDMKVMDKAFKHALSESEKKTERKESIHKNIEKFKEMAKNSVSKDKVKNKQKEQSL; encoded by the coding sequence TTGATAAATGAAGAAATAGCAAGAAAAACGCTGAACATGGAAGTGAAAGCTGCTAAAGTAACGGGAAAACTGCTTCTTAATTTGCTGAAGAAATTGATGAAAGAGGCTGAAAAAATCGGAGGACTTGAAAAACTCATTAATACAAGCGGAAATGAAGTAAAGCTAAAAGATATGGTGAAAAAAGGACAGCTTGAAGAAATTCCGGTTGAGGAGGCGGAGCTTAAGGAACTGAAAAAAGAACTGAACAGATATGGTGTTAAGTTCTCAGTGATGAAAGATAAAGAAAGTGAAAAACACTCCGTATTCTTTCAGGCAAAAGATATGAAAGTTATGGACAAAGCCTTTAAACACGCCCTCTCAGAATCGGAAAAGAAAACGGAAAGGAAAGAATCTATCCACAAGAATATTGAGAAGTTCAAGGAGATGGCAAAGAATTCTGTTTCTAAAGACAAAGTCAAGAATAAACAAAAGGAGCAAAGCCTATGA
- a CDS encoding replication initiator protein A yields the protein MDFDYFYNREAERFNFLKVPEILVDGEEFKGLSAEAIIIYSMLLKRTGMSFKNNWIDKEGRVFIYFTVEEIMKRRNISKPTAIKTLDELDSKKGIGLIERVRLGLGKPNVIYVKDFMSILVVKENDLQKLTSFTSEVKDVDLRSKENERQEVKNVDRNYIENNKSKYSKRKYSFGENGLGTFQNVFLKDEDIGELQIKMAGELDNYIERLSTYLQSTGKTYKDHKATILSWFYKDQGSKKKSNIPTWEEYNKGVHL from the coding sequence ATGGACTTTGACTATTTCTATAACAGAGAAGCGGAAAGATTTAATTTCTTAAAAGTTCCGGAGATATTGGTTGATGGAGAAGAATTTAAGGGATTATCTGCCGAAGCAATTATCATTTATTCCATGCTTTTGAAACGAACAGGAATGTCCTTTAAGAATAACTGGATAGACAAGGAAGGTAGAGTATTTATCTATTTCACAGTCGAGGAAATTATGAAAAGAAGAAATATTTCAAAGCCTACTGCCATAAAAACATTAGATGAGTTAGATAGCAAAAAAGGGATAGGACTGATTGAAAGAGTAAGGCTTGGACTTGGTAAGCCGAATGTCATATATGTTAAAGACTTTATGAGCATATTAGTGGTAAAAGAAAATGACTTGCAGAAGTTAACATCTTTTACTTCAGAAGTAAAAGATGTTGACCTCAGAAGTAAAGAAAATGAACGTCAAGAGGTTAAGAATGTTGACCGTAACTATATAGAGAATAATAAGAGTAAGTATAGTAAGAGAAAATATAGTTTTGGTGAAAACGGACTTGGAACATTTCAAAATGTCTTTTTAAAGGATGAAGATATAGGCGAATTACAAATTAAAATGGCAGGAGAGCTTGATAACTACATTGAGAGATTATCAACCTATCTTCAAAGTACCGGAAAGACATATAAAGACCATAAAGCAACAATCCTTTCTTGGTTTTATAAAGATCAGGGAAGTAAGAAAAAATCCAATATCCCTACATGGGAGGAATATAACAAAGGAGTACATCTATGA
- a CDS encoding conjugal transfer protein has product MDENGWIHCPFCKCRTRTKIRADTSLKNFPIFCPKCKQECLIDVDNMKIRLSVVPDAKTQSR; this is encoded by the coding sequence GTGGACGAAAACGGATGGATACACTGCCCTTTTTGTAAATGCAGAACGCGGACAAAGATACGAGCAGATACTTCACTAAAGAACTTTCCAATATTTTGTCCCAAATGCAAACAGGAATGTTTGATAGATGTTGACAACATGAAAATACGATTATCAGTAGTGCCAGACGCTAAGACGCAGAGCCGATAA
- a CDS encoding ClbS/DfsB family four-helix bundle protein — protein sequence MRVYKNKEELKTEINKAFEKYISEFDNIPETLKDKRVDEVDRTPAENLAYQVGWTTLVLKWEEGEKKGSHVKTPSDEFKWNQLGELYQWFTDTYAHLSLQELKVKLHDNVNSIYGMIDSLSEEELFKPHMRQWADEATKTAVWEVYKFIHVNTVAPFGTFRTKIRKWKKIVL from the coding sequence TTGAGAGTATACAAAAATAAAGAAGAACTCAAAACTGAAATAAATAAAGCATTTGAGAAGTATATTTCAGAATTTGATAATATTCCAGAAACCTTAAAAGATAAGAGAGTTGATGAAGTTGATAGAACTCCAGCTGAAAATCTTGCTTACCAAGTTGGTTGGACAACCTTAGTTCTTAAATGGGAAGAAGGTGAAAAAAAGGGATCTCATGTTAAGACACCATCTGATGAATTTAAATGGAACCAACTTGGCGAATTATATCAGTGGTTCACAGATACCTATGCTCATTTATCCCTGCAAGAGTTGAAAGTCAAATTACATGACAATGTTAATTCTATTTATGGAATGATTGATTCGTTAAGTGAGGAAGAATTATTTAAACCACATATGAGACAATGGGCTGATGAAGCGACTAAAACAGCAGTATGGGAAGTATATAAGTTTATTCATGTGAATACTGTTGCACCTTTTGGAACTTTCAGAACCAAAATCAGAAAATGGAAGAAGATAGTATTATAA
- a CDS encoding TetR/AcrR family transcriptional regulator codes for MASRIEEFDEKILACAKEEFLEKGYTDASIRTIAQNAGVSTSTIYTRYSDKEGLFRFLVEPAANGLKELLRQSLNGFSSLTEREQNEKIMEYSDRGFEGVIAYIYEYFSEFKLLITRAPGNYYQDFLEGLVELDTGCTKKFLIQAGSKALAEGRITDGFLHVVSSAFYSGIFEVVIHDMPMEEAKKYINELRSFYGNGWKEYYRK; via the coding sequence ATGGCAAGCAGAATCGAAGAATTTGACGAGAAAATTCTTGCCTGCGCAAAAGAAGAATTTTTGGAAAAAGGCTATACGGATGCTTCAATACGGACGATTGCCCAAAATGCTGGTGTCAGCACCAGCACAATATATACGCGGTATTCAGATAAAGAGGGATTATTCCGATTTCTTGTAGAACCAGCAGCTAACGGGCTGAAAGAGTTGTTGCGGCAGTCATTAAATGGTTTTTCTTCTTTGACGGAGCGCGAGCAGAATGAAAAAATCATGGAATATTCAGATCGTGGTTTTGAAGGCGTGATTGCATATATCTATGAGTATTTTTCTGAATTTAAGCTGCTGATTACCAGAGCACCGGGAAACTACTATCAGGATTTTTTAGAAGGATTAGTAGAACTGGATACGGGCTGCACAAAAAAATTCTTGATTCAAGCTGGAAGTAAAGCTCTGGCAGAGGGACGCATTACAGATGGATTTTTACACGTTGTTTCCAGTGCTTTTTACTCCGGCATCTTTGAGGTAGTAATCCATGACATGCCGATGGAAGAAGCAAAGAAGTATATCAATGAATTGCGCTCTTTTTATGGGAATGGCTGGAAAGAATACTATCGAAAATAG